A stretch of Leisingera sp. S132 DNA encodes these proteins:
- a CDS encoding DUF192 domain-containing protein: MLRRLRHWGLAAAVCSSLAAPALAGGDCQLGRADLRGSWGQTGFSVEIADDEQERAKGLMFRESMPRGAGMLFVYDRPQPAAFWMKNTLIPLDIIFLDENGLVTSVHENAIPGDLSPIPGGDEVFAVLEINGGLARRYGIAAGTQMRHQIFSASSAVWPC, translated from the coding sequence ATGCTGCGGCGCCTTCGGCACTGGGGGCTTGCTGCAGCCGTTTGTTCAAGCTTAGCTGCACCGGCTCTTGCCGGAGGAGACTGCCAATTGGGCCGGGCCGACCTGCGCGGCAGCTGGGGGCAGACCGGGTTTTCCGTTGAAATCGCTGACGATGAGCAGGAACGCGCCAAGGGGCTGATGTTCCGCGAGTCGATGCCGCGCGGGGCAGGGATGCTGTTTGTCTACGACCGGCCCCAGCCTGCGGCCTTCTGGATGAAGAACACCCTGATCCCGCTGGATATCATCTTCCTTGACGAAAACGGCCTCGTGACCTCGGTTCATGAGAACGCCATACCGGGCGATCTGAGCCCGATCCCGGGCGGTGATGAGGTGTTTGCAGTGCTGGAAATTAACGGTGGGCTGGCCCGCCGGTACGGTATCGCTGCGGGAACCCAGATGCGGCATCAAATTTTTTCCGCCAGCAGCGCAGTTTGGCCCTGTTAG
- a CDS encoding vitamin B12-dependent ribonucleotide reductase yields MKIERKFTKPGQDAYADLAFVSATSEIRNPDGTIVFRLDNIEIPASWSQVASDVIAQKYFRKAGVPSRLKKVREKDVPEFLWRSVPDKGAELGGETSSKQVFDRLAGAWAYWGWKGGYFSSETDARAYYDEMRYMLATQRSAPNSPQWFNTGLHWAYGIDGPAQGHHYVDYKTGKLTKSDSAYEHPQPHACFIQSVSDDLVKDGGIMDLWVREARLFKYGSGTGTNFSHLRAEGEPLSGGGKSSGLMGFLKIGDRAAGAIKSGGTTRRAAKMVIVDADHPDIEDFIQWKVIEEQKVASIVAGSKMHEKMLNGIFEAIRSWDGAEADAYDPTVNGGLKSAIREAKKVAIPETYIKRVLDYAKQGHTSIEFPTYDTDWDSEAYSSVSGQNSNNSIRVTNAFLHAVEKDADWELFNRTDGKVAKVIRARDLWEKVGHAAWACADPGIQFHDTVNEWHTCPEDGEIRGSNPCSEYMFLDDTACNLASLNLLSFLKDGQFQADDYMHCCRLWTLTLEISVMMAQFPSKEIAQRSYDFRTLGLGYANIGGLLMNMGYSYDSDEGRALCGALTALMTGVAYATSAEMAAELGAFPGYAKNADHMLRVIRNHRNAAKGKAEGYEALSVKPVPLDIANCPDALLTDLAASAWDEALELGEKHGYRNAQTTVIAPTGTIGLVMDCDTTGIEPDFALVKFKKLAGGGYFKIINRSVPSALEGLGYSSSQIEEIVSYAVGHGSIGNAPGINHTSLAGHGFGPNELAKVDAALESAFDIRFVFNQWTLGEDFCTGVLGIPATKLNDPTFDLLRHLGFTKKDIEAANDHVCGTMTLEGAPHLQEQHYAIFDCANPCGKKGKRFLSVDSHICMMAAAQSFISGAISKTINMPNSATIEDCQKAYELSWSLGIKANALYRDGSKLSQPLAAALVEDDDDAAEVLESGSNQEKAAVLAEKIVEKVVIKEVLKSHRTKMPQRRKGYTQKAVVGGHKVYLRTGEYEDGNLGEIFIDMHKEGAGFRAMMNNFAIAVSVGLQYGVPLEEFVDAFTFTKFEPAGMVQGNDSIKNATSILDYVFRELAVSYLDRTDLAHVKPEGATFDDLGRGEEEGVSNLSELSETAATRSLEVLKQISSTGYLRKRLPQELVVLQGGQPDAGLLGTGTDPVAALQTLVPETTEAPAQAAGGMDARTKAKMQGYEGEACGECGNYTLVRNGTCMKCNTCGGTSGCS; encoded by the coding sequence ATGAAGATCGAACGGAAATTCACCAAACCCGGGCAGGATGCTTACGCCGATCTGGCTTTTGTCTCCGCTACCTCGGAGATTCGCAATCCGGACGGGACCATCGTTTTCCGGCTCGACAATATCGAAATCCCCGCGTCGTGGAGCCAGGTGGCCAGCGACGTCATCGCGCAGAAGTATTTCCGCAAGGCCGGGGTGCCGTCCCGCCTGAAGAAGGTCCGCGAAAAGGACGTGCCGGAATTCCTGTGGCGCTCTGTCCCTGACAAGGGCGCGGAGCTGGGCGGCGAGACGTCCTCCAAGCAGGTGTTCGACCGTCTGGCGGGCGCCTGGGCCTACTGGGGCTGGAAAGGCGGCTATTTCTCCTCTGAGACGGATGCACGCGCTTATTACGACGAGATGCGCTATATGCTGGCGACCCAGCGCTCGGCCCCGAACTCGCCCCAGTGGTTCAACACCGGCCTGCACTGGGCCTATGGCATCGACGGTCCGGCGCAGGGCCATCACTATGTCGACTACAAGACCGGCAAGCTGACCAAGTCGGACAGCGCCTATGAGCACCCCCAGCCGCATGCCTGCTTCATCCAGTCGGTCTCTGACGACCTGGTGAAGGATGGCGGCATCATGGACCTGTGGGTGCGCGAGGCGAGGCTGTTCAAATACGGTTCAGGCACCGGCACCAATTTCTCCCATCTGCGGGCCGAGGGCGAGCCGCTGTCCGGCGGCGGCAAATCCTCCGGCCTGATGGGCTTCCTCAAAATCGGCGACCGCGCTGCGGGCGCTATCAAATCAGGCGGCACAACCCGTCGGGCAGCAAAAATGGTGATCGTCGACGCCGATCACCCGGATATCGAAGACTTCATCCAGTGGAAGGTCATCGAGGAGCAGAAGGTCGCGTCGATTGTCGCGGGCTCCAAGATGCACGAGAAGATGCTGAACGGCATCTTCGAGGCGATCCGCAGCTGGGACGGGGCTGAGGCCGATGCCTATGACCCGACGGTCAACGGCGGGCTGAAGTCGGCCATCCGCGAGGCCAAGAAGGTGGCAATCCCGGAAACCTACATCAAGCGGGTTCTGGATTATGCCAAGCAGGGCCATACCTCGATCGAATTCCCGACCTATGACACCGACTGGGATTCCGAGGCTTACAGCTCTGTCTCCGGGCAAAACTCCAACAACTCGATCCGGGTGACCAACGCATTCCTGCACGCGGTTGAAAAGGACGCCGACTGGGAGCTGTTCAACCGCACCGACGGCAAGGTTGCCAAGGTGATCAGGGCCCGCGATCTGTGGGAGAAAGTGGGCCACGCGGCTTGGGCCTGTGCCGATCCCGGCATCCAGTTCCACGACACCGTGAACGAATGGCACACCTGCCCGGAAGACGGTGAGATCCGCGGCTCAAACCCTTGTTCGGAATACATGTTCCTGGACGACACCGCCTGCAACCTGGCATCGCTGAACCTGCTGAGCTTTCTGAAGGACGGCCAGTTCCAGGCAGATGATTACATGCATTGCTGCCGCCTGTGGACGCTGACGCTGGAAATTTCGGTGATGATGGCGCAGTTCCCGTCCAAAGAAATCGCGCAGCGCTCCTACGACTTCCGCACCCTTGGTTTGGGCTATGCCAATATCGGCGGGTTGCTGATGAACATGGGCTACAGTTACGACTCGGACGAGGGCAGGGCGCTTTGCGGTGCACTGACCGCCCTGATGACCGGCGTGGCCTATGCCACCTCTGCAGAAATGGCGGCAGAACTGGGCGCCTTCCCGGGATATGCAAAAAACGCAGACCACATGCTGCGCGTGATCCGCAACCACCGCAACGCTGCAAAGGGCAAAGCGGAAGGCTACGAAGCGCTGTCGGTCAAGCCCGTGCCGCTCGACATTGCCAATTGCCCGGACGCGCTGCTGACCGATCTGGCTGCCAGCGCTTGGGATGAGGCACTGGAGCTGGGTGAGAAACACGGCTACCGCAATGCCCAGACCACGGTTATTGCACCGACCGGCACCATTGGCCTGGTTATGGACTGCGACACCACAGGCATTGAGCCGGACTTTGCCCTGGTGAAGTTCAAGAAACTGGCCGGCGGCGGCTACTTCAAGATCATCAACCGTTCTGTGCCGTCGGCGCTGGAGGGGCTGGGCTACAGCTCCTCGCAGATCGAGGAAATCGTGTCCTACGCTGTCGGCCATGGCTCCATCGGCAACGCACCGGGCATCAACCACACCTCGCTGGCAGGCCACGGATTTGGCCCCAATGAGCTGGCCAAGGTGGATGCGGCGCTGGAATCGGCCTTTGACATCCGTTTTGTGTTCAACCAGTGGACCCTGGGCGAGGATTTCTGCACCGGCGTGCTGGGCATCCCGGCAACCAAGCTGAACGACCCGACCTTCGACCTGCTGCGCCACCTGGGCTTCACCAAAAAGGACATTGAGGCCGCCAATGACCATGTCTGCGGCACCATGACCCTGGAAGGCGCGCCGCATCTGCAGGAACAGCACTACGCGATCTTCGACTGCGCCAATCCGTGCGGCAAAAAAGGCAAGCGTTTCCTGAGTGTTGACAGCCATATTTGCATGATGGCCGCAGCGCAAAGCTTTATCTCCGGTGCGATTTCCAAGACCATCAACATGCCGAATTCGGCCACCATCGAGGACTGCCAGAAAGCCTATGAGCTGAGCTGGAGCCTGGGCATCAAAGCGAACGCGCTCTACCGCGACGGTTCCAAGCTGAGCCAGCCGCTGGCGGCCGCGCTGGTTGAAGATGATGACGATGCAGCCGAGGTGCTGGAGAGCGGCTCCAATCAGGAAAAGGCGGCGGTGCTGGCAGAGAAGATCGTTGAGAAAGTGGTCATCAAGGAAGTGCTGAAGTCGCACCGCACCAAGATGCCGCAGCGGCGCAAGGGCTATACCCAGAAGGCGGTTGTCGGCGGCCATAAGGTGTACCTGCGCACTGGCGAGTACGAGGACGGCAACCTCGGCGAGATCTTCATCGACATGCACAAGGAAGGCGCAGGCTTCCGGGCGATGATGAACAACTTCGCCATCGCGGTGTCGGTCGGCCTGCAGTACGGTGTGCCGCTTGAGGAGTTCGTTGACGCCTTCACCTTCACCAAGTTCGAGCCCGCGGGCATGGTCCAGGGCAACGACTCGATCAAGAACGCGACCTCGATCCTCGACTATGTGTTCCGCGAACTGGCGGTGTCGTATCTCGACCGCACCGATCTGGCGCATGTGAAGCCGGAAGGCGCGACCTTCGACGATCTGGGCCGGGGCGAGGAAGAAGGCGTGTCGAACCTGTCGGAGCTGAGCGAAACCGCGGCGACACGGTCGCTGGAAGTGCTGAAGCAGATTTCCTCGACCGGCTATCTGCGCAAGCGCCTGCCGCAGGAACTGGTGGTACTGCAGGGCGGCCAGCCTGACGCGGGTTTGCTGGGCACCGGAACCGATCCGGTGGCGGCGCTGCAAACCCTGGTACCCGAAACCACTGAGGCGCCAGCGCAAGCCGCCGGTGGCATGGACGCGCGCACCAAGGCAAAAATGCAGGGCTACGAGGGCGAAGCCTGTGGCGAATGCGGCAACTACACGCTTGTGCGCAACGGCACCTGCATGAAATGCAACACCTGCGGGGGAACCTCCGGCTGCAGCTGA
- a CDS encoding aminotransferase, protein MPLPRTQATFVSPIVESRRWVAGAEFPPDRPLLNVSQAAPAEAPPEGLRQALADAALNDVSAYLYGPVLGNDPLRRALAQQMCRHYQAEVLPEQVGITSGCNQAFAAAIAALCGEGDEVIIPVPWYFNHKMWLDMAGVNAVPLHTGEGMLPDLAAAEALISDRTRAIVLVTPNNPCGVEYPSGLVQAFFSLARSRGLALIVDETYRDFDSRGGAPHGLFQMPDWDTTLIHLYSFSKAYRLTGHRVGAIAASTERLFEMEKFLDTVSICPSQLGQAGALWGIENLHHWLAGERQEILDRRLAIEEGFPVLAAKGWKLLGCGAYFAYVEHPFELPSEQIAHQLVKDASILMLPGSMFMPAGEPDGARQFRIAFANVDRAGIHTLFERLAAFNP, encoded by the coding sequence ATGCCCCTGCCCCGCACCCAAGCCACCTTTGTGTCGCCCATCGTCGAATCGCGCCGCTGGGTGGCCGGGGCGGAATTCCCGCCGGACCGGCCGCTGTTGAATGTGAGCCAGGCCGCCCCGGCAGAAGCGCCGCCGGAAGGGTTGCGTCAGGCGCTGGCAGATGCAGCGCTCAACGACGTCTCTGCTTATCTCTATGGCCCCGTGCTCGGCAACGACCCTCTGCGCCGCGCGCTGGCACAGCAGATGTGCCGTCACTATCAGGCAGAGGTCTTGCCGGAACAGGTTGGGATCACCTCCGGCTGCAATCAGGCCTTTGCCGCCGCCATCGCCGCGCTTTGCGGTGAAGGCGATGAAGTAATCATCCCGGTCCCTTGGTACTTCAATCACAAAATGTGGCTGGACATGGCGGGCGTCAACGCTGTGCCGCTTCATACCGGCGAAGGTATGCTGCCGGATCTGGCAGCAGCAGAAGCGCTGATTTCAGACCGCACCCGCGCCATCGTTCTGGTCACGCCCAACAACCCCTGCGGTGTGGAGTACCCCAGCGGTCTGGTTCAGGCCTTCTTCAGCCTCGCCCGCAGCCGCGGGCTGGCGCTGATCGTTGACGAGACCTACCGAGACTTTGACAGCCGCGGCGGCGCACCGCACGGGCTGTTCCAGATGCCGGACTGGGACACCACCCTGATCCATCTCTATTCCTTCTCCAAGGCTTACCGGCTGACAGGCCATAGGGTTGGCGCAATTGCCGCCTCGACGGAACGCCTGTTTGAGATGGAGAAATTCCTCGACACGGTCTCCATCTGTCCCTCTCAGCTGGGGCAGGCCGGCGCGCTGTGGGGCATTGAAAACCTGCATCATTGGCTGGCAGGCGAACGCCAGGAAATCCTCGACCGCCGCCTGGCGATTGAGGAAGGCTTCCCGGTGCTGGCTGCAAAAGGCTGGAAACTGCTCGGCTGCGGCGCTTATTTCGCCTATGTCGAACACCCGTTTGAACTGCCGTCGGAGCAGATCGCGCACCAGCTGGTAAAGGACGCTTCAATCCTGATGCTGCCGGGCTCCATGTTCATGCCCGCGGGCGAGCCGGACGGCGCCCGGCAGTTCCGTATAGCTTTCGCCAATGTGGACCGCGCGGGCATTCACACGCTGTTTGAACGCCTGGCTGCCTTTAATCCTTGA
- the gpt gene encoding xanthine phosphoribosyltransferase, with translation MTDRLPHEKGFHISWDQIHRDSRALAWRLDGQGPDDGAWRAVVAITRGGMAPAMIVSRELDIRTVDTISVRSYHHQAQGEAEVLKAPDAGLMGDGEGVLIIDDLVDSGKTLELVRQMYPKAHFATVYAKPKGRPMVDTFITEVSQDTWIFFPWDMALQYVEPYRGKD, from the coding sequence ATGACAGATCGTCTGCCGCACGAAAAAGGCTTTCATATCAGCTGGGACCAGATCCACCGCGACAGCCGCGCGCTGGCCTGGCGGCTCGACGGGCAGGGCCCCGACGATGGCGCCTGGCGCGCCGTTGTGGCAATCACCCGCGGCGGCATGGCGCCTGCAATGATCGTCAGCCGCGAGCTGGACATCCGCACCGTCGACACCATCTCGGTGCGCTCCTACCACCACCAGGCCCAGGGCGAGGCCGAGGTGCTGAAGGCGCCGGATGCGGGACTGATGGGCGATGGCGAGGGCGTGCTGATCATCGACGATCTGGTCGACAGCGGCAAAACCCTGGAGCTGGTGCGCCAGATGTACCCCAAGGCGCATTTCGCCACGGTCTATGCCAAGCCCAAGGGCCGTCCGATGGTGGACACCTTCATCACAGAGGTCAGCCAAGACACCTGGATCTTCTTTCCTTGGGATATGGCGCTGCAATATGTGGAACCATACCGCGGCAAGGACTGA
- the fabI gene encoding enoyl-ACP reductase FabI, with amino-acid sequence MSSQLMAGKRGLIMGLANDKSIAWGIAKACADAGAELAFSYQGDALKKRVDPLAQQLGSNIVLPCDVSDEASIDALFAELEAKWGKLDFVVHAIGFSDKNELRGRYVDTSRSNFQMTMDISVFSFTAVANRAEKMMTDGGSLLTLTYYGAEQVMPHYNVMGVAKAALEASVKYLAEDLGKDGIRVNAISAGPIKTLAASGIGDFRYIMKWNEYNSPLRRNVTIDDVGKSALYLLSDLSSGVTGENLHVDAGYHVVGMKAVDAPDISK; translated from the coding sequence ATGTCTAGTCAACTGATGGCCGGTAAGCGCGGCCTCATCATGGGCCTGGCCAACGACAAATCCATTGCGTGGGGCATAGCCAAGGCCTGCGCGGACGCCGGCGCTGAGCTTGCCTTTTCCTATCAGGGCGATGCGCTGAAGAAGCGGGTCGACCCGCTGGCCCAGCAGCTGGGCAGCAATATCGTCCTGCCCTGCGATGTGTCGGACGAAGCCTCCATCGACGCGCTGTTCGCCGAACTGGAAGCCAAATGGGGCAAGCTGGACTTCGTGGTCCACGCCATCGGATTCTCCGACAAGAATGAGCTGCGCGGCCGGTATGTCGACACCAGCCGCAGCAACTTTCAGATGACCATGGACATCTCGGTGTTCTCCTTCACGGCCGTTGCCAACCGTGCCGAGAAGATGATGACGGACGGCGGCTCGCTGCTGACCCTCACCTATTACGGCGCCGAGCAAGTGATGCCGCATTACAACGTGATGGGTGTTGCCAAGGCAGCGCTGGAGGCCTCGGTGAAATACCTGGCTGAGGACCTGGGCAAGGACGGCATCCGCGTCAACGCGATCTCAGCCGGCCCGATCAAGACGCTGGCAGCCTCCGGCATCGGCGATTTCCGCTACATCATGAAGTGGAATGAGTACAACTCGCCGCTGCGCCGCAACGTGACCATCGACGATGTTGGCAAATCCGCGCTCTATCTGCTGTCCGACCTCAGCTCCGGCGTCACCGGAGAGAACCTGCATGTGGACGCGGGCTATCATGTCGTCGGCATGAAAGCAGTGGATGCACCGGACATTTCCAAGTAA
- the pdxH gene encoding pyridoxamine 5'-phosphate oxidase — protein sequence MSDRTGIFEGDDPFAIARSWLAEAEQSEPNDANAIALATVDETGLPNSRMVLLKEIEDSAFVFYTNYGSAKAQELDHAGKAAFVMHWKSLRRQIRVRGTITREEGPQADEYYKSRSLKSRLGAWASKQSQPLDSRGTLMAEVAKVTAMKGPNPERPPFWGGYRLVPVEIEFWADGAFRLHDRFRWRRDDASAAWKISRLNP from the coding sequence ATGTCCGACCGTACAGGTATTTTTGAAGGCGACGATCCCTTTGCCATCGCCAGGTCCTGGCTTGCAGAGGCAGAGCAGAGCGAACCCAATGATGCAAACGCCATTGCGCTGGCCACAGTGGACGAGACCGGGCTGCCCAACAGCCGCATGGTTCTGCTCAAGGAAATCGAGGACAGCGCCTTTGTGTTCTATACCAACTACGGCAGTGCCAAGGCGCAGGAACTGGATCATGCGGGCAAGGCGGCCTTTGTGATGCATTGGAAATCGCTGCGCCGCCAGATCCGTGTGCGCGGCACCATCACCCGCGAGGAGGGGCCGCAGGCGGACGAATACTACAAATCCCGTTCGCTCAAGAGCAGGCTGGGGGCCTGGGCTTCAAAGCAGTCGCAGCCGCTGGACAGCCGCGGCACGCTGATGGCGGAAGTGGCAAAGGTGACGGCGATGAAAGGTCCGAATCCTGAGCGCCCGCCGTTCTGGGGCGGCTACCGCCTGGTGCCGGTTGAGATCGAGTTTTGGGCCGATGGCGCCTTCCGGTTGCACGACCGTTTCCGCTGGCGCCGCGATGACGCATCTGCAGCATGGAAGATCAGCCGTCTTAATCCCTGA
- a CDS encoding cold-shock protein, with product MAEDLSSLQQVQGLVKWFDPAKGYGFVVSDSGGPDILLHVNVLRNFGQSSVADGARIEIVTHQTGRGVQAVEVISIQPPEREDTPVLSDFAELDMGSLQNEPLEPARVKWFDKGKGFGFANVFGRGEDVFLHVEVLRQSGLADLQPGEALAMRVIDGKRGRMAVEVLAWEAALAAGHQD from the coding sequence GTGGCAGAAGATCTCAGCAGCTTGCAGCAAGTTCAGGGGCTGGTGAAGTGGTTTGACCCGGCGAAAGGTTATGGCTTTGTCGTTTCCGACTCCGGCGGACCGGACATTCTTCTGCATGTGAATGTGCTGCGCAATTTCGGGCAAAGCTCTGTCGCGGACGGCGCCCGCATCGAGATTGTGACACATCAGACCGGCCGCGGCGTTCAGGCCGTCGAAGTGATCTCGATCCAGCCGCCAGAGCGCGAAGACACCCCGGTGCTGAGCGATTTTGCCGAACTGGACATGGGCAGCCTGCAAAATGAGCCGCTGGAGCCTGCGCGCGTCAAATGGTTCGACAAGGGCAAGGGCTTTGGCTTTGCCAATGTGTTCGGCCGCGGCGAAGACGTGTTCCTGCATGTCGAGGTCCTGCGCCAGTCGGGTCTTGCGGATCTGCAGCCCGGCGAGGCGCTGGCGATGCGCGTAATCGACGGCAAGCGCGGCCGCATGGCGGTTGAGGTGCTGGCCTGGGAAGCCGCTTTGGCGGCAGGCCACCAGGACTGA